The proteins below are encoded in one region of Aspergillus nidulans FGSC A4 chromosome III:
- a CDS encoding ubiquitin-specific protease UBP6 (transcript_id=CADANIAT00006372), with protein sequence MFGARQVVHARLRHAAAQRRPVPRLLPYLSRNVSSVGYQPAPKRRPWLRRFVYAGIFGGIGLGYGHHLCQYLDPPLTPGSPMDESLTNWYNDAVDKLPLMKELRENPDYVETKVYGNFSKEDKAQRLTSGPLSGASRLAFQRVFWNHKDKTAYNFVYIGHGMEGWPFVVHGGALATVLDEHLARVAIQHFPERTAVTANLDINYLRAATSNGIYVFSAKLDEERSTDRKAYVIGSVRDKDGNVCTVAKGLFVVPRGYKLRKLEGAF encoded by the exons ATGTTCGGAGCCCGTCAAGTTGTACATGCCCGGCTCCGTCATGCCGCAGCTCAACGCCGTCCGGTTCCCAGATTACTACCTTATCTCTCGAGAAATGTTAGCTCAGTCGGTTATCAACCTGCTCCTAAGCGGCGTCCGTGGTTGCGACGGTTCGTATACGCCGGTATCTTTGGCGGAATCGGTCTCGGATATGGGCACCACTTATGCCAATACCTAGACCCGCCGCTTACGCCGGGATCGCCCATGGATGAATCCCTGACAAACTGGTATAATGACGCGGTCGACAAGCTCCCCCTCATGAAGGAATTGCGGGAGAATCCGGATTATGTCGAGACCAAAGTCTACGGTAACTTTTCAAAGGAGGATAAAGCACAAAGGCTCACGTCTGGGCCGCTGAGCGGAGCCTCGAGGTTGGCCTTCCAG CGAGTGTTCTGGAATCACAAAGATAAGACGGCTTACAATTTCGTATACATCGGACATGGTATGGAGGGATGGCCGTTTGTTGTCCATGGCGGCGCACTAGCCACCGTACTGGACGAACATCTAGCTCGAGTGGCTATCCAACACTTCCCTGAGCGCACTGCGGTTACGGCGAATCTAGATATCAACTATCTACGCGCGGCCACGTCGAACGGGATTTACGTCTTCAGCGCGAAGCTAGATGAGGAACGGAGTACAGATCGCAAGGCTTACGTGATAGGATCGGTACGTGATAAGGACGGCAACGTGTGCACCGTAGCCAAGGGGCTCTTTGTAGTCCCTCGAGGATATAAGCTGCGGAAATTGGAAGGCGCCTTTTGA
- a CDS encoding ubiquitin-specific protease UBP6 (transcript_id=CADANIAT00006373), with the protein MASIPVIVKHQGKRYDVELDPNSTGETFKYQLYSLTGVEPERQKILVKGGQLKNDTLLSTINAKPNQTFMMMGTPSGDQGAGALTRPKEVVKFLEDMTEAEAAKAAGAIPAGLQNLGNTCYLNSTLQTLRSVPELHEELQRYRPSRNISGASNLSNLSDFGLGGLGASMDLTSALRDLFKQMSETQEGFPPILFLNALRNVFPQFAQQDRNGHGYAQQDAEEAWSQIVSQLRQKLVIKDGEGESATEVSFVEKYMGGRFESVTECDEPAAKEAGEQPNKTSDVFFKLDCHIDKETNHLHDGILSGLEEKIEKHSPTLNRDAVYTKRSRIARLPKYLTVHFVRFFWKRDAQKKAKIMRKVTFPAELDVLDFCTDELKKQLIPVRDKVRDIRKEELDIERARKRQKIARQREEDAKTDNASSLEPMQKKKATEERKEEGTNSGKDEDAAMTDVFKTDAEYEAEKQASITAAKKELAQLIDPKLGADSGTNKTGLYELRGVITHQGASADSGHYTSYVKKQGSNSKEERDDKWWWFNDDKVTEVDGSKIETLAGGGESHSALILLYRAVDLPTAE; encoded by the exons ATGGCCTCTATACCAG TTATCGTTAAGCATCAAGGGAAGCGCTACGATGTCGAGCTCGACCCGAATTCCACTGGCGAAACATTCAAATATCAGCTATACTCTCTTACAGGAGTGGAGCCAGAGCGACAGAAGATTCTTGTGAAGGGAGGCCAGCTCAAAAACGATACTCTACTATCTACTATCAATGCGAAGCCGAACCAGACATTCATGATGATGGGTACCCCTTCCGGGGACCAAGGCGCCGGAGCATTGACACGTCCTAAGGAAGTTGTGAAATTCTTAGAGGATATGACGGAAGCAGAGGCTGCCAAGGCAGCAGGGGCCATCCCGGCCGGGCTGCAAAATTTGGGAAAtacgtgctacctaaactCGACATTGCAGACGCTGAGGAGTGTCCCGGAGCTACACGAAGAGCTTCAGAGATACCGCCCATCTAGAAACATCAGCGGCGCATCGAACCTCTCGAACCTTTCTGATTTCGGGCTTGGTGGCCTGGGCGCCTCTATGGACCTCACTTCCGCGTTGAGAGATTTGTTCAAACAGATGTCCGAGACTCAGGAAGGATTTCCTCCAATTCTATTTCTCAATGCTCTGAGAAACGTATTTCCTCAGTTTGCTCAACAGGACCGAAACGGCCATGGCTACGCCCAACAGGATGCGGAAGAAGCTTGGTCACAGATTGTGTCGCAGCTGCGGCAAAAATTGGTGATCAAAGATGGCGAGGGGGAGTCTGCGACTGAAGTATCATTTGTGGAAAAGTATATGGGCGGAAGATTTGAATCTGTCACTGAGTGTGATGAACCGGCAGCAAAGGAGGCTGGTGAACAACCTAACAAGACTTCTGACGTTTTCTTCAAGCTTGACTGCCACATCGACAAGGAAACAAACCATTTGCACGATGGTATACTATCAGGGCTCGAAGAAAAGATTGAAAAACATTCTCCTACCCTCAATCGTGATGCCGTCTACACAAAGCGCTCCCGAATCGCGCGGCTGCCGAAATATCTCACTGTGCATTTTGTTCGATTCTTCTGGAAACGCGATgcgcagaagaaagctaAGATTATGCGCAAAGTGACATTCCCTGCGGAGCTTGACGTGCTCGACTTCTGCACTGACGAGCTCAAGAAACAGCTCATCCCTGTCCGAGACAAAGTACGAGACATTCGAAAGGAGGAGCTTGACATTGAGCGTGCGCGGAAGCGCCAGAAGATTGCCCGTCAACGAGAGGAGGATGCGAAAACTGACAACGCTTCAAGCTTGGAGCctatgcagaagaagaaggctacTGAAGAGCGCAAGGAAGAGGGAACAAATTCAGgaaaggatgaggatgctgCAATGACTGACGTCTTCAAGACCGATGCTGAGTATGAGGCAGAAAAGCAGGCGTCTATCACCGCAGCCAAGAAGGAGCTGGCCCAGCTTATTGACCCGAAGCTGGGCGCAGACAGCGGAACAAACAAGACTGGCCTCTATGAGCTGAGAGGCGTAATCACACACCAAGGTGCAAGTGCCGACAGCGGCCACTATACTTCGTACGTCAAGAAACAAGGCAGCAATAGTAAGGAGGAGCGTGACGACAAGTGGTGGTGGTTCAACGACGACAAGGTGACCGAGGTAGATGGCTCGAAAATTGAGACTCTGGCTGGAGGTG GTGAATCGCACTCGGCTCTTATTCTTCTTTACCGTGCCGTTGATCTGCCAACCGCTGAATAG
- a CDS encoding actin-related protein 2/3 complex subunit 4 family protein (transcript_id=CADANIAT00006374): MSQSLRPYLQCVRSSLTAALAISNFASQTSERHNVPEIEAASSPELLLNPLTISRNENEKVLIEPSVNSVRVSIRIKQADEIEHILVHKFERFLTQRAESFFILRRKPVKGYDISFLITNFHTEAMLKHKLVDFILQFMEEVDKEISEMKLFLNARARFVAESFLTPFD, encoded by the exons ATG TCCCAGTCCCTGCGTCCGTATCTACAATGCGTCCGGTCATCGTTGACTGCCGCGCTTGCCATATCCAACTTCGCGTCCCAAACGTCCGAGCGACATAATGTACCTGAGATCGAGGCCGCGAGCTCCCCCGAACTTCTCCTTAACCCTCTGACAATCTCACGAaacgagaacgagaaggtcTTAATCGAACCTAGTGTGAACAGCGTGCGTGTGAGCATTCGGATAAAACAGGCAGATGAAATTGAGCATA TCCTTGTCCACAAGTTTGAACGTTTCTTGACCCAACGCGCGGAATCTTTCTTTATCTTGCGAAGAAAGCCTGTGAAG GGCTACGACATATCTTTCCTCATTACGAACTTCCACACAGAAGCCATGCTTAAGCACAAATTGGTCGACTTCATTCTCCAGTTCATGGAGGAGGTGGATAAAGAAATCTCTGAAATGAAGCTTTTC CTGAATGCTCGCGCTCGATTTGTCGCTGAGTCCTTCCTGACACCG TTCGATTAG
- a CDS encoding uncharacterized protein (transcript_id=CADANIAT00006375) gives MVIITLEIVCGTPLHGPVSPGQLQQAVNKTDSWFRLYSISGPFVCVQSYKE, from the exons ATGGTCATTATCACACTAGAGATTGTGTGCGGCACCCCACTTCATGGCCCAGTTTCTCCaggccagctccagcaagcTGTCAACAAGACAGACAGCTGGTTTCGGCTCTACT CCATTTCAGGTCCATTTGTCTGTGTGCAAAGCTACAAGGAATAG
- a CDS encoding uncharacterized protein (transcript_id=CADANIAT00006376) has protein sequence MNPNTAAFVPGHSYKQSDGDVVSINGFPDSNTAPYLSSSDITPSVSEFPSMESLRTSLQIHSGPYQDACNLVNRTQITMMPQLSRTPHETELVSRSSQCTEPSPLHHLSNPDLQDVPERSSVLAVYTQSVDKTTNPGYMPIGSLVNLKGPPKWGVVKISNIPYGVTKPEVFQFIGRQARPITEEMGCPIHIIMERSTAKTMDCYVEFQTVPDAFETVERINRVQSNGRVPRLGGRHVDVEVSDQDALLKDLFPRANCVKWEAGMPKIQPNHDQIACSGFNGFFTSEEIIMAIRHAELPKRSPFSEKCPQRTYESTISTLYKFPWYAPWTYTVADRNQLFELANRHIQCLATGIKHKTVGLLEKLLRELLQAGLSCPGFSERQKYTLCMNSQIESEINKLSVMSKWFPFDTLSNKPDFDEDIHIYYADLISQSVVPDLRNSGLINKFPMDMPYLSSPYGRIWLEWSQNAAKVHWEDAVEYEMKILHDLVLHGWMNDDRSNMLNLNLRRPSGELSFSRGLSDRRNMSLSLYTSDTDESQAQTDSSSRSGVYMPHFRRASESAGSGRISGLSGPSSTWTHALLLDSSFEARPAYRHHRKTESSPMCLTPTTNNWSPEMTG, from the exons ATGAACCCTAACACTGCTGCTTTCGTGCCTGGCCACTCTTACAAGCAAAGCGACGGAGATGTGGTTTCCATCAACGGTTTTCCTGACAGTAACACTGCTCCTTATTTATCGTCTAGTGACATTACCCCCAGCGTTTCCGAGTTTCCTTCTATGGAGTCTTTGAGGACCTCACTTCAGATACACTCAGGGCCCTACCAGGACGCTTGTAATCTTGTTAACCGGACCCAGATTACTATGATGCCGCAGCTCTCACGTACGCCTCACGAGACTGAACTTGTGTCTCGCAGTTCTCAGTGCACTGAACCCTCGCCTTTGCACCACCTGAGTAACCCTGACCTTCAAGATGTCCCAGAACGCTCTAGTGTTCTCGCTGTGTATACACAAAGCGTTGATAAAACGACAAACCCTGGTTACATGCCGATTGGTAGCCTGGTCAATCTCAAAGGGCCTCCCAAATGGGGTGTTGTCAAAATATCCAAC ATTCCTTACGGCGTCACCAAGCCGGAGGTTTTCCAGTTTATTGGCCGTCAGGCACGTCCCATTACTGAAGAGATGGGCTGCCCGATCCATATCATCATGGAAAGATCTACCGCAAAAACGATGGACTGCTATGTCGAGTTTCAGACTGTTCCTGATGCTTTTGAGACAGTTGAGCGCATAAACCGTGTCCAAAGTAATGGACGTGTACCTCGTCTTGGAGGTCGCCATGTTGATGTCGAAGTAAGTGACCAGGATGCGCTCTTGAAGGATCTATTCCCGCGGGCAAATTGTGTCAAATGGGAAGCTGGGATGCCTAAAATTCAGCCGAATCACGACCAAATCGCTTGTTCTGGGTTCAATGGGTTTTTTACCTCCGAGGAGATTATCATGGCTATTCGTCATGCGGAGTTACCTAAGCGT TCTCCTTTCTCTGAGAAATGCCCCCAGCGTACTTATGAATCGACCATAAGTACGCTTTACAAG TTCCCCTGGTATGCTCCTTGGACCTATACTGTGGCAGATCGCAACCAGCTCTTCGAACTGGCCAACCGTCACATACAATGCCTTGCAACTGGTATCAAACACAAGACCGTCGGTCTccttgagaagcttcttcgTGAATTACTTCAGGCTGGCCTGAGTTGTCCTGGATTCAGCGAGCGCCAGAAGTATACCCTCTGCATGAACTCGCAAATCGAGTCCGAAATCAACAAGCTCTCAGTCATGAGCAAGTGGTTTCCGTTTGACACGCTTTCTAATAAGCCTGACTTCGATGAAGACATTCATATT TACTACGCGGACCTTATCTCTCAGAGTGTCGTTCCAGATTTGAGAAACTCGGGCTTGATCAATAAATTTCCAATGGATATGCCCTACCTTAGTTCTCCGTACGGACGCATCTGGCTCGAATGGTCGCAGAACGCCGCCAAGGTTCATTgggaggatgctgttgagtacGAAATGAAGATCCTGCACGATCTCGTCCTCCACGGCTGGATGAATGACGACAGGAGCAACATGCTGAATTTGAACCTTAGAAGGCCGTCTGGAGAACTATCGTTTTCACGTGGCCTTAGCGACCGCCGCAACATGTCACTCTCCCTCTACACATCTGATACCGATGAAAGCCAGGCTCAGACCGACTCGTCATCCCGCAGCGGTGTCTACATGCCTCACTTCCGCCGTGCAAGTGAGTCTGCAGGATCAGGCCGCATTTCTGGCCTTAGCGGCCCCAGTAGCACTTGGACTCACGCGTTGCTTCTTGACTCATCTTTCGAAGCGCGTCCTGCGTACCGGCACCACCGCAAAACCGAGTCGTCTCCTATGTGCCTCACTCCTACCACGAATAATTGGAGCCCGGAGATGACCGGCTAG